Proteins found in one Quercus robur chromosome 2, dhQueRobu3.1, whole genome shotgun sequence genomic segment:
- the LOC126712200 gene encoding arabinosyltransferase RRA3-like has translation MAGRRDGPLMKDKDKDKDKVRSRIVFAIVVGVTLGCVFAFLYPHGLFTADSPIQNRRFAKSDLKVGSSCESSERISMLKSDITSLSEKNAELNKQLKDLREKLRLAEQGKDQAQKQFMVLGEKYKAGPFGTVKGLRTNPTVVPDESVNPRLAKILEEIAIQKEVIVALANSNVQSMLEVWFTSIKNVGIPNYLVVALDDHIENLCKSNGVPVYKRDPDQGIDSIAKTGGNHAVSGLKFRILREFLQLGYSVLLSDVDIVYLQNPFDYLSRDSDVESMSDGHNNMTAYGYNDVFDEPAMGWARYAHTMRIWVYNSGFFYIRPTLASIELLDRVAGRLSREPKSWDQAVFNEELFFPSHPGYDGLHAAKRTLDIYQFMNSKVLFKTVRKDERLKKLKPVIVHVNYHPDKLLRMKAVVEFYVNGKQDALEPFPEGSEW, from the exons ATGGCGGGTCGTAGAGACGGGCCGTTGATGAAGGACAAGGACAAGGACAAAGACAAGGTCCGATCTCGAATCGTCTTTGCCATTGTCGTCGGAGTTACTCTCGGTTGTGTCTTCGCTTTCCTGTACCCTCACGGCCTCTTCACCGCCGATTCGCCCATCCAAAACCGCCGATTCGCTAAATCGGATCTCAAG GTTGGTTCATCATGTGAATCATCAGAACGGATTAGCATGCTGAAGTCAGATATTACATCATTGTCGGAGAAGAATGCTGAGCTGAACAAGCAGCTCAAGGATCTTAGGGAAAAGCTACGGCTGGCCGAACAAGGAAAAGATCAAGCACAGAAGCAGTTTATGGTTTTGGGTGAAAAGTACAAGGCTGGCCCTTTTGGTACTGTCAAGGGTTTGAGAACTAACCCAACTGTTGTTCCTGATGAATCTGTAAATCCAAGATTGGCAAAGATCTTGGAGGAAATTGCTATTCAGAAAGAAGTTATAGTTGCACTCGCAAACTCAAATGTGCAAAGCATGTTGGAGGTCTGGTTTACTAGCATCAAGAATGTGGGTATCCCTAATTATCTAGTTGTAGCACTAGATGATCATATTGAAAATCTATGCAAATCTAATGGCGTTCCAGTCTACAAGAGAGATCCAGATCAGGGTATTGATTCAATTGCAAAGACAGGAGGTAACCATGCCGTGTCTGGATTGAAATTTCGCattttgagagagtttttaCAACTGGGATACAGTGTTCTTCTCTCGGATGTTGATATAGTGTACTTGCAGAACCCGTTTGATTATTTGTCTAGGGATTCAGATGTGGAGTCTATGTCTGATGGTCACAATAATATGACAGCTTATGGATATAATGATGTCTTCGATGAACCTGCCATGGGTTGGGCTCGATATGCTCATACTATGAGGATATGGGTTTATAACTCTGGTTTCTTTTACATAAGGCCTACACTTGCTTCAATCGAGTTGTTGGATCGTGTGGCTGGTCGGCTTTCTCGGGAGCCAAAATCATGGGACCAAGCAGTCTTTAATGAGGAGCTCTTTTTCCCCTCACATCCTGGGTATGATGGGCTTCATGCTGCCAAGAGAACTTTGGATATCTATCAATTTATGAACAGTAAGGTTCTTTTTAAGACTGTCAGGAAAGACGAAAGACTTAAAAAGCTGAAGCCAGTTATTGTTCATGTAAATTACCACCCAGATAAACTTCTAAGGATGAAAGCAGTAGTAGAGTTCTATGTTAATGGCAAGCAAGATGCACTAGAACCTTTCCCAGAGGGTTCTGAATGGTAG
- the LOC126712192 gene encoding J domain-containing protein required for chloroplast accumulation response 1 isoform X2, producing MERFSQRESVLLGYSPQRAFTNSNSSPDKNSDLDFNDVFGGPPRRSSIQEKRYNFNEAKDTYGRSGEDESHSCRISWPCHGEKPVFGEENLNRRRYPSEDFFNDIFRGDESLTSTPRKRDSDVFSSAPGSRVLSPARPLPPKAEPFGSSSLPSQFSLPAKLTKGMDLPVYGSTPLSPSKCKDGASNGISSSSFLSSNLSRFSSQSTQSQEELKNGIQSSYSQNLLSQEIILNNEESSNLIKSDKKDTEGNIKKDSKISEAPTDSSQFHFSIYKWACKGVPLMIPFRGSSSRLKEPVKMKRSLSLNGRIEIESKVRESPLKSYKMEHNKEENDSVLDTSAQDGVEPCQNVAEPILLTTELETLSSLHSVVEDVSADTMMRDIREEIKHQSLSKIDLCDNEVKEITILTKEVHKPELKPLRSLLFDNDYEQGNERITQRGKGKESTIKSAKNPLALVDESKNVKKQDGKRTTLNDVEVDKASLQDSPVYSGGNLGRNRVKGKVKEFVKMFNQEAPPKPNDNIDSRSQSSRWKKKGSYGARNEVSVSSTKTGLEVKIPRVHVSNTVPEASIMADEHLKELEREHSSIKTTNNIFSDASSQLKDNSSASTASIPNGSMATVEDTDDSFPGNFLVIDAKIRQWSNGKKGNIRSLLSNLQYVLWPESGWKPVPLVDIIEGTSVKRAYQKALLCLHPDKLQQKGAASHQKYIAEKVFEILQEAWTHFNSLGSL from the exons ATGGAGAGATTTTCACAAAGAGAGAGTGTTCTTTTGGGGTATAGTCCTCAAAGAGCATTCACAAACTCCAACTCTTCACCCGACAAAAACTCGGACTTAGACTTTAATGATGTGTTTGGCGGGCCACCAAGGCGGTCATCAATACAAGAGAAGCGGTATAATTTCAATGAAGCTAAGGATACCTATGGACGTAGTGGGGAAGATGAATCACATTCATGTCGTATTTCATGGCCTTGTCATGGTGAGAAGCCAGTGTTTGGGGAGGAAAATTTGAACAGAAGGCGATACCCGAGTGAGGATTTCTTCAATGACATTTTTCGAGGTGATGAATCtttgacttctactccaaggaagcGTGACAGTGATGTTTTTTCTTCAGCCCCAGGTTCGCGGGTTTTGAGCCCTGCTCGACCCCTGCCACCCAAAGCTGAGCCCTTTGGGAGTTCATCACTCCCTTCCCAATTCAG CCTTCCTGCCAAATTGACCAAAGGGATGGACTTGCCGGTGTATGGTTCCACTCCTCTTAGTCCATCTAAATGCAAGGATGGTGCATCCAATGGAATtagctcttcttcttttttgagttCGAATCTTTCTAGATTTTCAAGCCAATCAACCCAAAGccaagaagaattaaaaaatggtATTCAATCATCTTATAGCCAAAACCTTTTATCCCAGGAGATCATTCTTAACAATGAGGAGTCATCAAATTTGATTAAATCTGATAAAAAAGACACGGAAGGCAATATTAAAAAGGATTCAAAAATCTCTGAAGCTCCAACCGACAGCAGTCAATTCCATTTCTCAATATACAAATGGGCTTGCAAAGGAGTGCCATTGATGATTCCTTTTAGAGGGAGTAGTTCAAGATTAAAAGAACCTGTGAAAATGAAAAGATCCCTAAGCTTGAATGGACGGATAGAAATCGAGAGTAAGGTGAGGGAATCACCTTTAAAGTCCTATAAGATGGAACACAACAAAGAGGAAAATGACTCAGTTCTTGATACAAGCGCTCAAGATGGAGTAGAGCCATGCCAAAATGTTGCAGAACCAATTCTTCTTACAACTGAATTAGAAACCCTGAGCAGCCTTCATAGTGTTGTTGAAGATGTTAGTGCTGATACCATGATGCGTGatataagagaagaaataaaacaTCAATCTCTGTCCAAGATAGATTTGTGTGATAATGAAGTGAAAGAAATTACTATCCTTACAAAGGAAGTTCACAAGCCTGAGTTGAAACCCCTACGTTCTCTACTATTTGATAACGACTATGAACAAG GCAATGAACGAATCACTCAAAGAGGCAAAGGTAAGGAAAGCACAATTAAAAGTGCAAAAAATCCCTTGGCACTTGTTGATGAAAGTAAAAATGTAAAGAAGCAAGATGGAAAAAGAACTACTCTGAATGATGTAGAAGTGGATAAAGCTAGTTTGCAAGATTCGCCTGTTTACTCAGGTGGAAATCTTGGGAGGAATAGAGTTAAGGGAAAGGTCAAAGAATTTGTTAAAATGTTCAACCAAGAAGCTCCTCCAAAACCCAATGACAATATTGACTCTCGAAGTCAGAGTTCTAGATGGAAGAAGAAAGGCTCTTATGGTGCAAGGAATGAAGTAAGTGTTAGCAGTACCAAAACTGGATTAGAAGTGAAAATTCCCAGGGTCCATGTGAGCAACACAGTCCCAGAAGCTTCTATcatg GCAGATGAACATCTGAAAGAGTTAGAGAGAGAACATTCTTCCATAAAAACCACCAATAATATATTTAGTGATGCCTCGTCGCAACTGAAGGATAACTCATCAGCAAGTACCG CATCAATTCCTAATGGCTCAATGGCTACAGTTGAAGACACAGACGATTCCTTCCCAGGGAACTTTCTC GTTATTGATGCTAAAATACGACAGTGGTCCAATGGAAAGAAAGGAAATATACGCTCATTGCTATCAAATTTACAATAT GTTCTTTGGCCCGAGAGCGGGTGGAAGCCTGTACCTCTTGTTGATATAATTGAAGGAACTTCGGTCAAAAGAGCATATCAAAAAGCTTTACTCTGTCTACATCCAGATAAACTACAGCAGAAGGGTGCTGCTTCGCATCAAAAATACATTGCAGAAAAAGTTTTTGAGATTTTGCAG gAGGCATGGACTCATTTCAACTCACTTGGTTCATTATGA
- the LOC126712192 gene encoding J domain-containing protein required for chloroplast accumulation response 1 isoform X1: MERFSQRESVLLGYSPQRAFTNSNSSPDKNSDLDFNDVFGGPPRRSSIQEKRYNFNEAKDTYGRSGEDESHSCRISWPCHGEKPVFGEENLNRRRYPSEDFFNDIFRGDESLTSTPRKRDSDVFSSAPGSRVLSPARPLPPKAEPFGSSSLPSQFSLPAKLTKGMDLPVYGSTPLSPSKCKDGASNGISSSSFLSSNLSRFSSQSTQSQEELKNGIQSSYSQNLLSQEIILNNEESSNLIKSDKKDTEGNIKKDSKISEAPTDSSQFHFSIYKWACKGVPLMIPFRGSSSRLKEPVKMKRSLSLNGRIEIESKVRESPLKSYKMEHNKEENDSVLDTSAQDGVEPCQNVAEPILLTTELETLSSLHSVVEDVSADTMMRDIREEIKHQSLSKIDLCDNEVKEITILTKEVHKPELKPLRSLLFDNDYEQGNERITQRGKGKESTIKSAKNPLALVDESKNVKKQDGKRTTLNDVEVDKASLQDSPVYSGGNLGRNRVKGKVKEFVKMFNQEAPPKPNDNIDSRSQSSRWKKKGSYGARNEVSVSSTKTGLEVKIPRVHVSNTVPEASIMADEHLKELEREHSSIKTTNNIFSDASSQLKDNSSASTASIPNGSMATVEDTDDSFPGNFLIKELTQGENELPQSDNNHKEIQVIDAKIRQWSNGKKGNIRSLLSNLQYVLWPESGWKPVPLVDIIEGTSVKRAYQKALLCLHPDKLQQKGAASHQKYIAEKVFEILQEAWTHFNSLGSL, from the exons ATGGAGAGATTTTCACAAAGAGAGAGTGTTCTTTTGGGGTATAGTCCTCAAAGAGCATTCACAAACTCCAACTCTTCACCCGACAAAAACTCGGACTTAGACTTTAATGATGTGTTTGGCGGGCCACCAAGGCGGTCATCAATACAAGAGAAGCGGTATAATTTCAATGAAGCTAAGGATACCTATGGACGTAGTGGGGAAGATGAATCACATTCATGTCGTATTTCATGGCCTTGTCATGGTGAGAAGCCAGTGTTTGGGGAGGAAAATTTGAACAGAAGGCGATACCCGAGTGAGGATTTCTTCAATGACATTTTTCGAGGTGATGAATCtttgacttctactccaaggaagcGTGACAGTGATGTTTTTTCTTCAGCCCCAGGTTCGCGGGTTTTGAGCCCTGCTCGACCCCTGCCACCCAAAGCTGAGCCCTTTGGGAGTTCATCACTCCCTTCCCAATTCAG CCTTCCTGCCAAATTGACCAAAGGGATGGACTTGCCGGTGTATGGTTCCACTCCTCTTAGTCCATCTAAATGCAAGGATGGTGCATCCAATGGAATtagctcttcttcttttttgagttCGAATCTTTCTAGATTTTCAAGCCAATCAACCCAAAGccaagaagaattaaaaaatggtATTCAATCATCTTATAGCCAAAACCTTTTATCCCAGGAGATCATTCTTAACAATGAGGAGTCATCAAATTTGATTAAATCTGATAAAAAAGACACGGAAGGCAATATTAAAAAGGATTCAAAAATCTCTGAAGCTCCAACCGACAGCAGTCAATTCCATTTCTCAATATACAAATGGGCTTGCAAAGGAGTGCCATTGATGATTCCTTTTAGAGGGAGTAGTTCAAGATTAAAAGAACCTGTGAAAATGAAAAGATCCCTAAGCTTGAATGGACGGATAGAAATCGAGAGTAAGGTGAGGGAATCACCTTTAAAGTCCTATAAGATGGAACACAACAAAGAGGAAAATGACTCAGTTCTTGATACAAGCGCTCAAGATGGAGTAGAGCCATGCCAAAATGTTGCAGAACCAATTCTTCTTACAACTGAATTAGAAACCCTGAGCAGCCTTCATAGTGTTGTTGAAGATGTTAGTGCTGATACCATGATGCGTGatataagagaagaaataaaacaTCAATCTCTGTCCAAGATAGATTTGTGTGATAATGAAGTGAAAGAAATTACTATCCTTACAAAGGAAGTTCACAAGCCTGAGTTGAAACCCCTACGTTCTCTACTATTTGATAACGACTATGAACAAG GCAATGAACGAATCACTCAAAGAGGCAAAGGTAAGGAAAGCACAATTAAAAGTGCAAAAAATCCCTTGGCACTTGTTGATGAAAGTAAAAATGTAAAGAAGCAAGATGGAAAAAGAACTACTCTGAATGATGTAGAAGTGGATAAAGCTAGTTTGCAAGATTCGCCTGTTTACTCAGGTGGAAATCTTGGGAGGAATAGAGTTAAGGGAAAGGTCAAAGAATTTGTTAAAATGTTCAACCAAGAAGCTCCTCCAAAACCCAATGACAATATTGACTCTCGAAGTCAGAGTTCTAGATGGAAGAAGAAAGGCTCTTATGGTGCAAGGAATGAAGTAAGTGTTAGCAGTACCAAAACTGGATTAGAAGTGAAAATTCCCAGGGTCCATGTGAGCAACACAGTCCCAGAAGCTTCTATcatg GCAGATGAACATCTGAAAGAGTTAGAGAGAGAACATTCTTCCATAAAAACCACCAATAATATATTTAGTGATGCCTCGTCGCAACTGAAGGATAACTCATCAGCAAGTACCG CATCAATTCCTAATGGCTCAATGGCTACAGTTGAAGACACAGACGATTCCTTCCCAGGGAACTTTCTC ATAAAGGAATTAACCCAAGGCGAGAATGAACTGCCACAAAGTGACAATAATCACAAAGAAATCCAA GTTATTGATGCTAAAATACGACAGTGGTCCAATGGAAAGAAAGGAAATATACGCTCATTGCTATCAAATTTACAATAT GTTCTTTGGCCCGAGAGCGGGTGGAAGCCTGTACCTCTTGTTGATATAATTGAAGGAACTTCGGTCAAAAGAGCATATCAAAAAGCTTTACTCTGTCTACATCCAGATAAACTACAGCAGAAGGGTGCTGCTTCGCATCAAAAATACATTGCAGAAAAAGTTTTTGAGATTTTGCAG gAGGCATGGACTCATTTCAACTCACTTGGTTCATTATGA